The DNA region TCTGTCCACACCGGTTTCATCTTGCGCACTTTATCCGGCGCTTCATTATCCATGAAATCAAAAACAGGAGGCAAGGCAGGATATTTGTGGTATTCAGCCATCAAAGCATCACGATACTTTCCAGCATTCTCCACCACTGCACTTGCAGGCCACTGACAACTTCCACCAATCGTCTGATAAGCACGTTGCAACGCCATCTTACGAGGAAGCTGGTTCATGGAAGGAGTCTGCGGATCAGCATTCTGCACCGTATTCATTACCGACTGACCGATGAACAAAGGACGATTTTCCGTATTCTTTGCCCACCACTTCACCAATGTCTCATAGTCAGCTACCGGATGACCTATCTGCCAGTATATCTGCGGAATGTTATAGTCTATCCAACCTTCACGGGCCCAAAGAAGCACATCGGCATAAAGATCATCATAGTTTTGCAAACCGTTGGTCTTACTACCCAGCGGATCACTCTTCTGATTACGGTAAATACCAAACGGAGAAACACCGAACTTAACCCACGGCTTCAATTCACGCACTGTCTCATGAATTTTCTTTATTAACACATTGACATTGCTGCGACGCCAATCCGCTTTATTAGAAAATCCACCGCCATAACGGGCAAAGCTGGCATCATCCGGGAAGTCTACTCCCTGTTTAGGATAGGGGTAGAAATAATCATCCATATGAATAGCATCGACATCGTAGCGGGAAACAATATCCGTAATCACCATACAGATGTGGCGACGGCTTTCCGGCAATGCAGGGTCGAAATAGACTTGATCACCGTAAGTAACAAACCATTCGGGATGGATATTATAAACATGGCCCGGCGCCAATTCATTCTTCAGTGAAGTCTTCACACGATAAGGATTAATCCAGGCATGAAACTCCATACCACGCTTGTGGCACTCTTCAATCATAAACTCCATGGGATCCCAATAAGGATTGGGTGCTTGTCCCTGTACACCGGTCAGAAAGCGGCTCCACGGTTCCAGTTGCGAAGCATAGAGAGCATCAGCTTCGGGACGTACCTGAAAGATAATGGCATTAATGCCTGCCTCTTGCAGGGAGTTCAACTGACTGATCAGGGTCTGTTTCAACTTCTCGGTGGGAATTCCGCGGAATTGTCCGTTAACAGCTTGTATCCAGGCTGCACGAAATTCACGTTTGGGGTATCTTTCGGGTTGAAATTGCGCTGCCACTGTCAGAGAAAAGAGCAGGGCACATACGCACAAAAGGGTTCTTACTTTCATTCTATATAAAATCTGATTAGGGTTTATTCAATTCATTGGCCATTCAACAACTACACGGACGCCACTGTTGTACGAAGTATCCAGGTAAATCTTTCCATCTACAATATCCATCACCTGACGGGCAATGGAAAGTCCCAGACCTGTGCCGGGAGTAAAGCTATCTACTTTAAAGAAACGCTCGAAAACAGTTTCCTGATATTGCGGCTCAATGCCGATACCAGTATCTTCTATTATGAAACGTATGATATTATTCTCCTTATCTTCCTCACATTGCAGACGGATCACACCTCTCTCGGTAAACTTCCCGGCATTATCCAGCAAAAGGCTAAGCACACGTTTCAGCCAGGCACGTACAGTCTGTATCACCGGGGCGTCCGGAGAGGGAACCCATTGCAGTTCCACACCTTCTTTATGCTTCCCGCCCAACTCATCTATACATTCAAGACAGCAGGCATTTACATCCACCGCTTCTTTGGGCATATCCGCAGTCTGGGAGTCCATATCAGCAATATCTATAATATTATCAATCAGCTCCAGCAAATAAGCGCTGTTCTTCTCCACTTGGCCGGAATACTCACGGGCATCTTCCACATCCAAGCCTTCTTCGGCAAGCAATGCAGAAAAACCTACTACAGAATTAAGCGGTGTACGCAACTCATGCGTGACGTGCTGGATGAACGAGCTCTTAATGCGCCCCATCTTTTGCAATTCCTTACGGGCAACATCCAGTTTCCGGTTCATGGAAAGAGTACGAATATAAAGGTAAGTAACCAATATCAATAGCAGTAATATCACACAACCCGCCCCAAACACAAAAGCCAGACGCTCACGACTCATTTTCTCACTCAGTTCCAGCTTTTCCATCTTCAGACGGTCAACCTCAAACTGAGCGGTATACTTGTTCAGCTGTTCATCCATCTCTGCCGTACGCACAGAATCATTCAACTGGGAATACTCTGCAAAAGCACGACATGCCTCCTTGTAATGTCCGATCTGTTCCAGCATAATGGCTTTTTGCCGATAGTTTCCCGGATAATAATTGCCTATCGAACGCTGGTAATTAATCAGAGAATCCATATAAGCCACAGCATTGCCTATGTTACCCAAGATCTGACTGCACATAATTTTATAGCCGAACCAGCCCTCCTGTGAAATAGACTCTTTATTTTTAAGATAATAAGCATTTGCTTCACGAATATAAGGTTCTGCCGCTTTCTCTCCTTTTACCCCCAAAACCGCAATAACCCGGAACTGATAATAGCGCATATACAGGGCTTCTCCTATTACAACATCCTTCCCCTCTACTGTCTTCCCCAACTGTCCCAACCGATCCAGATAAGGCACGGCGTCACTATATGACTGACGTGCCAGATAAGTTTGAATGATATTGAGGGAAACCACATAAGCATCACGGTAATATTTGCCTTCTTCAAAGTGCTTCAATGCACTGTCATAATATTCAAGGCATAGCTTTATATTCTGACCAAACACACGGTGATTATAACCTATACACATTTCACCGGATGCCATGCCATATTTATCTTTCCGTTTCTCAGCATCTTTACAGAGTAAATCCGTCTCCTTCATCGCCTCTTCCTGCATCCCCTTTTCAGTCATCCGCTGGATGTACTGCCTCCATGCCTGATAGCGATCGGTATTACGGTGGCAACGATCTGCCCAGTCCATATATTCATAAGTCATCAGGCGCAAACTGTCCGTATCTCCTAATTCATAATAATGATTTGTAAGAATAGCATAAGCGTCACTGATATTAGCCGTATCCTTCCGCTCTTTTGCCAATTCAAGGAAGTGCATACCCAAGGGTAGAAAATTCGGTTTGCCATTCGCTTTCCGTACACTGTCGGCAAGCGATTTCAGATCAACAGTCTCTTGTCCCATAACTGTCCCGAAACAAAAAAACAAGCATACCAACATGGCACACAAGCATATCCGAGGGTATTGCATAAGGATGATTGGTTTTTAAAGTGCGCATAAAAATAGTGCTTTTCCCGCTTGTATGTCAGCAACTATTTAAAAGTATAACAAATCTTAACCTGCCAATCATTATACATATTTGAATTGCAGTGATTATCTTTGTGCCTTAAATTCACTTTAGTGACTCAG from Bacteroides sp. MSB163 includes:
- a CDS encoding sensor histidine kinase — translated: MLVCLFFCFGTVMGQETVDLKSLADSVRKANGKPNFLPLGMHFLELAKERKDTANISDAYAILTNHYYELGDTDSLRLMTYEYMDWADRCHRNTDRYQAWRQYIQRMTEKGMQEEAMKETDLLCKDAEKRKDKYGMASGEMCIGYNHRVFGQNIKLCLEYYDSALKHFEEGKYYRDAYVVSLNIIQTYLARQSYSDAVPYLDRLGQLGKTVEGKDVVIGEALYMRYYQFRVIAVLGVKGEKAAEPYIREANAYYLKNKESISQEGWFGYKIMCSQILGNIGNAVAYMDSLINYQRSIGNYYPGNYRQKAIMLEQIGHYKEACRAFAEYSQLNDSVRTAEMDEQLNKYTAQFEVDRLKMEKLELSEKMSRERLAFVFGAGCVILLLLILVTYLYIRTLSMNRKLDVARKELQKMGRIKSSFIQHVTHELRTPLNSVVGFSALLAEEGLDVEDAREYSGQVEKNSAYLLELIDNIIDIADMDSQTADMPKEAVDVNACCLECIDELGGKHKEGVELQWVPSPDAPVIQTVRAWLKRVLSLLLDNAGKFTERGVIRLQCEEDKENNIIRFIIEDTGIGIEPQYQETVFERFFKVDSFTPGTGLGLSIARQVMDIVDGKIYLDTSYNSGVRVVVEWPMN
- a CDS encoding glycoside hydrolase family 10 protein, coding for MKVRTLLCVCALLFSLTVAAQFQPERYPKREFRAAWIQAVNGQFRGIPTEKLKQTLISQLNSLQEAGINAIIFQVRPEADALYASQLEPWSRFLTGVQGQAPNPYWDPMEFMIEECHKRGMEFHAWINPYRVKTSLKNELAPGHVYNIHPEWFVTYGDQVYFDPALPESRRHICMVITDIVSRYDVDAIHMDDYFYPYPKQGVDFPDDASFARYGGGFSNKADWRRSNVNVLIKKIHETVRELKPWVKFGVSPFGIYRNQKSDPLGSKTNGLQNYDDLYADVLLWAREGWIDYNIPQIYWQIGHPVADYETLVKWWAKNTENRPLFIGQSVMNTVQNADPQTPSMNQLPRKMALQRAYQTIGGSCQWPASAVVENAGKYRDALMAEYHKYPALPPVFDFMDNEAPDKVRKMKPVWTEDGYILFWTAPKYKDEMDRAVQYVIYRFDAKEKVDISDPSHIVAITRDNFYKLPYENGKTKYRYVVTALDRLHNESKVVAKKVKL